Proteins from a single region of Mycteria americana isolate JAX WOST 10 ecotype Jacksonville Zoo and Gardens unplaced genomic scaffold, USCA_MyAme_1.0 Scaffold_190, whole genome shotgun sequence:
- the LOC142403312 gene encoding LOW QUALITY PROTEIN: uncharacterized protein LOC142403312 (The sequence of the model RefSeq protein was modified relative to this genomic sequence to represent the inferred CDS: deleted 1 base in 1 codon): MARAFAVGWGWPLKAADDDGDDDDPATWGGFGVVIAITITVITTTNTIIDRKLTKVEQQRFKEEAEMLKGLQHPNIVRFYDSWESTVKGKKCIVLVTELMTSGTLKTYLKRFKVMKPKVLRSWCRQILKGLHFLHTRTPPIIHRDLKCDNIFITGPTGSVKIGDLGLATLMRTSFAKSVIGTPEFMAPEMYEERYDESVDVYAFGMCMLEMGTSEYPYSECQNAAQIYRKVTSGIKPASFEKVTDPEVKEIIEGCIRQNKAERLSIRDLLNHAFFAEDTGLRVELAEEDGGWDSSLALRLWVEDPKKLKGKHKDNEAIEFSFNLEADVPEEVAYEMVKSGFFHESDSKAVAKSIRHRLTLVRKTREKKQAEGRVLPENEDTEVDQHVRQQLLRQQPPGTAADGLGESGPTADATGTRGLTGAPEPAPRLLGCYRRGSPGPPQDGTSPACGRPVPLKVPVPYGAEGTSPDVTGGATTAAPEQPSVDGELGVGATRSRGMSSVVVVARLQPAPGAPGPGMAAPAPGMSPAPGMPPPTGIWDATTNRDATSSRNATTNRDATRSPDATTSWDATSSPDATTNGDATSSRNATTNRDATSSPDATTNRDATSSPDATTNWDATSSRNATTNGDATSSPDATTNGDATSSGDATTSWDVTSSPDATTNGDATSSPDATTNRDATSSGDATTSWDVTSSRNATTNGDATSSPDATTNGDATSSGDATTSWDVTSSPDATTNGDATSSGDATTSWDATSSRNATTNGDATSSPDATTSWDATSSGDATTSWDITSSRNATANGDVTSSPDATTSWDATSSPDATTNWDATSSPDATTRWDVTSSRDATSSPDATAVGPHRAAAASSSDATANQGATSSRNGATSHGDATNRMPPAPEMPPTIGMAPPSGLPPPSGMPPPSGMPPAQGMPPAQGMPPTMEMPPPPSGMLPPLSGMPPTMGLPPTMGMPPAMEMPPTMEMPPPQGMPPTMGMPPTMEMPPTMEMPPTMGMPPPLSGMPPAQGMPPTMEMPPPQGMPPTMGMPPPQGMPPPQGMPPIMEMPPIMEMPPPQGMPPTMGMPPPLSGMPPTMEMPPTMEMPPTMGMPPTMEMPPTMAMPPPPSAMPPAPGMPPPPLPAPPAAPPPEDPPSHPAPPASAPNPPHPVPFLRVPEATAVPEPPGAKPDRVRQRRASCPRPERVPRFQLTVLQVSSPGDNTVECQLETHDSKMVTFKFDADGDAPEDIACYMVEDNFVLEGEREKFVEELKAIVARARGLLGGPAVDVQVGPPEQMGGGEGAPQSSPVGRWRFCINQTIRNREATGPGGPPPNRRALGTSCGGKVDGVPDVGGPQGAGMVVTGRQELGGPQGPGMVVTGRQELGGPQGPGMVVTGRQELGGPQGPGMVVTGRQELGGPQGPGMVVTGRQELGGPQGPGMVVTGRQELGGPQGPGMVVTGRQELGGPQGPGMVVTGCQELGGPQGQGMVVTGRQELGGPQGPGMVITGVLEQDGPGGPEMIVPKPSDLGVPQGQEMIVPKPHELGVPEGQEMTVPKPCDRGVPQGLEMIIPKPQEPGVPQGLGTIVTGSWEQDGPGQPDVVVPKPQELDVHRGSETIVPGHQDLGVPQGQETVVTAAWEQDAPTGPEAPPPERTPGHPAAAEGASFALAFPRPRPKSPGGRKTWGRRIKSWARRLRQPPPPAGGPPRPGRAGSPLLPLCAPMYGPDVWPPMYGPRSPNVQPPMYSSPFIDLHLYPQSPEVWPPMYSSPFIAPDVWPPMYSSPFIAPDVWPPMYSSLFIAPMYSSPFIAPDVWPPIPRCMAPDVQPPMYSPLFIPPIPRCMAPDVWPPMYSSPFIAPDPLMYGPRSPDVWPPMYGPRCIAPRLYTQCIAPNPPMYSSLFIAPMYSSPFIAPDVWPPMYSSLFIPPMYSPQSPDVWPLMYGPRCIAPYLYPQSPDVWPPMYSSPFIAPDVWPPVYSPRSPDVWPPMYSSPFIAPMYSPNPPICVAPNVWPPMYSSPFIAPEGRGRTLRTRPGGGVASSYRPYIPPPPASSSR; this comes from the exons ATGGCGAGGGCTTTTGCGGTGGGGTGGGGTTGGCCGCTGAAGGCAGCTGATGACGATGGTGACGATGATGATCCTGCAACTTGGGGTGGGTTTGGTGTTGTCATTGCCATCACCATCACCGTCATCACCACCACCAACACCATCATC GACCGCAAGCTGACCAAGGTGGAGCAACAACGGTTCAAGGAAGAAGCGGAGATGTTGAAGGGCCTGCAGCACCCCAACATCGTCCGCTTCTACGACTCCTGGGAGTCCACGGTCAAGGGGAAGAAGTGCATCGTCCTCGTCACCGAGCTCATGACCTCCGGCACCCTCAAGAC GTATCTCAAGAGGTTCAAGGTGATGAAGCCCAAGGTGTTACGGAGCTGGTGCCGGCAGATCTTGAAGGGTCTCCACTTCCTCCACACCCGGACGCCACCCATCATCCATCGGGACCTCAAGTGCGACAACATCTTCATCACCGGCCCCACGGGTTCCGTCAAGATCGGCGACTTGGGTTTGGCCACCCTCATGCGGACCTCCTTCGCCAAGAGCGTCATCG ggACGCCGGAATTTATGGCGCCGGAGATGTACGAGGAGCGTTACGATGAGTCGGTGGACGTCTACGCCTTCGGGATGTGCATGTTGGAGATGGGCACCTCCGAATATCCCTACTCCGAGTGTCAAAACGCCGCCCAGATCTACCGCAAAGTCACCAGC GGCATCAAACCGGCCAGCTTTGAGAAGGTGACGGACCCGGAGGTGAAGGAGATCATCGAGGGTTGCATCCGGCAGAACAAGGCGGAGAG GCTCTCCATCCGGGACCTCTTGAACCACGCCTTCTTCGCCGAGGACACGGGGTTACGCGTGGAGCTGGCGGAGGAGGACGGGGGGTGGGATTCCTCCCTGGCGCTTCGCCTTTGGGTGGAGGAC CCCAAAAAATTGAAGGGGAAGCACAAGGACAACGAGGCCATCGAGTTCAGCTTCAACCTGGAGGCCGACGTCCCCGAGGAGGTGGCCTACGAGATG GTGAAATCCGGCTTCTTCCACGAGAGCGACTCCAAAGCCGTCGCCAAATCCATCCGGCACCGGTTGACGTTGGTGAGGAAGACGCGGGAGAAGAAGCAAGCGGAGGGGCGGGTGCTCCCCGAAAACGAGGACACCGAGGTGGACCAACACGTCCGGCAGCAGCTGCTTCGGCAACAACCCCCCGGCACCG CCGCCGACGGGCTCGGGGAGAGCGGTCCCACCGCGGATGCCACCGGCACCCGTGGTCTCACCGGGGCGCCCGAGCCCGCGCCGCGGCTCCTTGGGTGCTACCGACGAGGGTCACCGGGACCCCCCCAAGACGGGACGTCCCCCGCTTGCGGCCGTCCCGTCCCCTTGAAGGTGCCG GTCCCCTACGGGGCGGAGGGGACGTCACCGGACGTCACCGGAGGTGCCACCACGGCGGCGCCGGAGCAGCCCAGCGTTGACGGGGAGCTGGGGGTCGGCGCGACGCGGAGCCGGGGGATGTCatcggtggtggtggtggcacggCTGCAGCCGGCTCCTGGGGCACCGGGTCCGGGGATGGCAGCGCCAGCTCCGGGGATGTCACCAGCTCCGGGGATGCCACCACCAACGGGGAT CTGGGATGCCACCACCAACCGGGATGCCACCAGCTCCAGGAATGCCACCACCAACCGGGATGCCACCAGGTCCCCAGATGCCACCACCAGCTGGgatgccaccagctccccagATGCCACCACCAACGGGGATGCCACCAGCTCCAGGAATGCCACCACCAACCGGgatgccaccagctccccagATGCCACCACCAACCGGgatgccaccagctccccagATGCCACCACCAACTGGGATGCCACCAGCTCCAGGAATGCCACCACCAACGGGgatgccaccagctccccagATGCCACCACCAACGGGGATGCCACCAGCTCCGGGGATGCCACCACCAGCTGGGATGTCACCAGCTCCCCAGATGCCACCACCAACGGGgatgccaccagctccccagATGCCACCACCAACCGGGATGCCACCAGCTCCGGGGATGCCACCACCAGCTGGGATGTCACCAGCTCCAGGAATGCCACCACCAACGGGgatgccaccagctccccagATGCCACCACCAACGGGGATGCCACCAGCTCCGGGGATGCCACCACCAGCTGGGATGTCACCAGCTCCCCAGATGCCACCACCAACGGGGATGCCACCAGCTCCGGGGATGCCACCACCAGCTGGGATGCCACCAGCTCCAGGAATGCCACCACCAACGGGgatgccaccagctccccagATGCCACCACCAGCTGGGATGCCACCAGCTCCGGGGATGCCACCACCAGCTGGGATATCACCAGCTCCAGGAATGCCACCGCCAACGGGGATGTCACCAGCTCCCCAGATGCCACCACCAGCTGGgatgccaccagctccccagATGCCACCACCAACTGGgatgccaccagctccccagATGCCACCACCAGGTGGGATGTCACCAGCTCCAGGgatgccaccagctccccagATGCCACCGCAGTCGGTCCCCATcgtgcagctgcagccagctccagcgATGCCACCGCCAACCAGGGTGCCACCAGCTCCAGGAACGGTGCCACCAGCCATGGGGATGCCACCAACC GGATGCCACCAGCTCCAGAGATGCCACCAACCATTGGGATGGCACCTCCTTCCGGGTTGCCACCGCCATCTGGGATGCCACCACCATCTGGGATGCCACCAGCCCAAGGGATGCCACCAGCCCAAGGGATGCCACCAACCATGGAGATGCCACCACCGCCATCTGGGATGCTACCACCACTGTCTGGGATGCCACCAACTATGGGGTTGCCACCAACTATGGGGATGCCACCAGCCATGGAGATGCCACCAACcatggagatgccaccaccccaaGGGATGCCACCAACTATGGGGATGCCACCAACCATGGAGATGCCACCAACCATGGAGATGCCACCAACCATGGGGATGCCACCACCACTGTCCGGGATGCCACCAGCCCAAGGGATGCCACCAACcatggagatgccaccaccccaaGGGATGCCACCAACCATGGGGATGCCACCACCCCAAGGGATGCCACCACCCCAAGGGATGCCACCAATCATGGAGATGCCACCAATcatggagatgccaccaccccaaGGGATGCCACCAACCATGGGGATGCCACCACCACTGTCTGGGATGCCACCAACCATGGAGATGCCACCAACCATGGAGATGCCACCAACCATGGGGATGCCACCAACCATGGAGATGCCACCAACCATGGCGATGCCACCACCGCCATCCGCCATGCCACCAGCCCCAGGGATGCcacccccgcctctccccgccccaccagcagctcccccaCCCGAAGACCCGCCCTCgcaccccgccccccccgcgtCCGCCCCCAACCCCCCGCATCCGGTGCCCTTCCTCCGCGTCCCCGAGGCCACCGCCGTCCCCGAGCCTCCCGGCGCCAAACCCGACCGCGTCCGGCAACGCCGAGCCTCCTGCCCGCGGCCGGAGAGGGTTCCTCGCTTCCAACTCACCGTCCTCCAG GTCTCTTCTCCTGGGGACAACACGGTGGAGTGTCAACTGGAGACCCACGACAGCAAGATGGTGACCTTCAAGTTCGACGCCGACGGGGACGCCCCCGAGGACATCGCCTGCTACATG GTCGAGGACAACTTCGTGCTGGAGGGCGAGcgggagaagttcgtggaggagcTCAAGGCCATCGTGGCGCGGGCGCGAGGGCTCCTCGGTGGCCCGGCCGTGGACGTCCAG GTGGGACCTCCGGAGCAGATGGGTGGTG GAGAAGGCGCCCCCCAATCGTCCCCCGTCGGTCGGTGGAGGTTTTGCATCAACCAAACCATCAGGAACCGGGAAGCCACCG GTCCCGGGGGACCCCCGCCCAACCGGAGAGCCTTGGGGACATCCTGTGGTGGCAAGGTGGATGGGGTCCCAGATGTTGGTGGCCCTCAAGGAGCAGGGATGGTTGTCACCGGACGCCAGGAGCTTGGTGGCCCTCAAGGACCAGGCATGGTTGTCACCGGACGCCAGGAGCTTGGTGGCCCTCAAGGACCAGGGATGGTTGTCACCGGACGCCAGGAGCTTGGTGGCCCTCAAGGACCAGGCATGGTTGTCACCGGACGCCAGGAGCTTGGTGGCCCTCAAGGACCAGGGATGGTTGTCACCGGACGCCAGGAGCTTGGTGGCCCTCAAGGACCAGGCATGGTTGTCACCGGACGCCAGGAGCTTGGTGGCCCTCAAGGACCAGGGATGGTTGTCACCGGACGCCAGGAGCTTGGTGGCCCTCAAGGACCAGGGATGGTTGTCACCGGATGCCAGGAGCTTGGTGGCCCTCAAGGACAAGGCATGGTTGTCACCGGACGCCAGGAGCTTGGTGGCCCTCAAGGACCAGGGATGGTCATCACTGGAGTGTTGGAGCAGGATGGACCTGGGGGACCGGAGATGATTGTCCCCAAACCCAGTGACCTGGGTGTCCCCCAAGGACAGGAGATGATCGTCCCCAAACCCCATGAGCTTGGTGTCCCTGAAGGACAGGAGATGACCGTCCCCAAACCCTGTGACCGAGGTGTCCCCCAAGGACTGGAGATGATCATCCCCAAACCCCAAGAGCCAGGTGTCCCTCAAGGACTGGGGACAATCGTCACCGGCTCTTGGGAGCAGGATGGACCTGGGCAACCAGACGTCGTCGTCCCCAAACCTCAAGAGCTTGATGTCCACCGAGGATCGGAGACCATCGTCCCTGGACACCAAGACCTGGGTGTCCCCCAAGGACAGGAGACGGTCGTCACCGCAGCTTGGGAGCAGGATGCACCCACGGGACCAGAG GCCCCCCCGCCGGAGAGGACCCCGGGCCACCCCGCGGCGGCCGAGGGGGCTTCCTTCGCCCTGGCCtttccccgcccccgccccaagAGCCCCGGTGGCCGCAAGACCTGGGGCCGCAGGATCAAGAGCTGGGCCCGGCGCctgcggcagcccccgccccccgcgggggggcccccccggccagGTAGGGCGGGGTCGCCTCTCCTACCCCTCTGTGCCCCGATGTATGGCCCCGATGTATGGCCCCCGATGTATGGCCCCCGAT CCCCCAATGTACAgcccccaatgtatagctcccCGTTTATAGACCTCCATTTATACCCCCAAT CCCCCGAGGTATGGCCCCCGATGTATAGCTCCCCGTTTATAGCCCCCGATGTATGgcccccaatgtatagctcccCGTTTATAGCCCCCGATGTATGgcccccaatgtatagctcccTGTTTATAGCCCCAATGTATAGCTCCCCGTTTATAGCCCCCGATGTATGgcccccaat CCCCCGATGTATGGCCCCCGATGTACAGCCCCCGATGTATAGCCCCCTATTTATACCCCCAAT CCCCCGATGTATGGCCCCCGATGTATGgcccccaatgtatagctcccCGTTTATAGCCCCCGAT CCCCTGATGTATGGCCCCCGAT CCCCCGATGTATGGCCCCCGATGTATGGCCCCCGATGTATAGCTCCCCGTTTATACACCCAATGTATAgcccccaat CCCCCGATGTATAGCTCCCTGTTTATAGCCCCAATGTATAGCTCCCCGTTTATAGCCCCCGATGTATGgcccccaatgtatagctcccTGTTTATACCCCCAATGTATAGCCCCCAAT CCCCCGATGTATGGCCCCTGATGTACGGCCCCCGATGTATAGCCCCCTATTTATAcccccaat CCCCCGATGTATGGCCCCCGATGTATAGCTCCCCGTTTATAGCCCCCGATGTATGGCCCCCCGTTTATAGCCCCCGAT CCCCCGATGTATGgcccccaatgtatagctcccCGTTTATAGCCCCAATGTACAGCCCCAAT CCGCCAAT ATGTGTAGCCCCCAATGTATGgcccccaatgtatagctcccCGTTTATAGCCCCCGAG gggagggggaggaccCTGCGGACCCGCCCCGGAGGGGGCGTGGCCAG ctcctATCGCCCctatatcccccccccccccgcctcctccagCCGCTAA